In Micrococcales bacterium, the following proteins share a genomic window:
- a CDS encoding plasmid pRiA4b ORF-3 family protein — MIGGLAVGVYRWPVKTTSASSSRRRWRARNSTSCADSPAFPGVAGPGLGPRPELRKPHRKQPVTYRVTVDLNDAEPRIWRTLELRSDLCLDLVHSILQGAFGWSDSCLHMFAIGGGTFDRDSQLFLCPHDVEEGEQEGVPAASVRLDETLQEPGRRVRTDYVHDYGDNWDLTVRLDALVPDAVGGVLAKCVAGQRAAPPVELRGTAAGRGSRRPAGLERGARLNDRNVSHPSVIIPEKGESHVSHPGSVRAGRLSGTHERCGGGQTGRPAGGGHARRPDRGHRDRRTQMAGGTRPLRFSRYRRFEYRDALPAC, encoded by the coding sequence GTGATCGGCGGACTGGCGGTTGGCGTGTATCGGTGGCCGGTGAAGACGACGTCCGCAAGCAGTTCGAGGCGGCGGTGGCGGGCGCGGAACTCGACGAGTTGCGCAGACTCTCCGGCGTTCCCCGGTGTCGCCGGCCCCGGGCTCGGTCCGCGGCCGGAACTGCGCAAGCCCCACCGCAAGCAGCCGGTCACCTACCGCGTGACGGTCGACCTCAACGACGCCGAACCCCGCATCTGGCGCACACTGGAGTTGCGGTCCGACCTGTGCCTGGATCTCGTGCACAGCATCCTCCAGGGCGCCTTCGGCTGGAGTGACTCATGCCTGCACATGTTCGCCATCGGGGGCGGCACGTTCGACCGGGACAGTCAATTGTTCCTGTGTCCCCACGACGTGGAAGAAGGCGAGCAGGAAGGTGTCCCGGCCGCGTCGGTGAGACTCGACGAGACCCTGCAGGAGCCGGGTAGACGGGTGCGTACTGACTACGTCCACGACTACGGCGACAACTGGGACCTCACCGTGCGGCTCGACGCACTTGTGCCCGACGCCGTCGGTGGGGTCCTCGCGAAGTGCGTGGCGGGGCAGCGTGCCGCGCCCCCGGTAGAACTGCGGGGGACTGCGGCGGGCCGAGGATCCCGTCGGCCCGCCGGCCTTGAGAGGGGCGCACGGCTGAACGACCGCAACGTGTCGCACCCTTCTGTCATCATTCCGGAGAAGGGGGAGTCACATGTCAGTCACCCTGGCTCCGTACGGGCAGGACGTCTATCAGGCACTCACGAACGCTGTGGCGGAGGCCAAACAGGACGACCCGCTGGCGGAGGTCATGCTCGTCGTCCCGACCGAGGCCATCGGGACCGCCGCACGCAGATGGCTGGCGGCACACGGCCCCTCCGGTTCTCCCGGTATCGCCGGTTTGAGTATCGTGACGCTCTACCGGCTTGCTGA
- a CDS encoding penicillin acylase family protein: MNKQLLSMPGLTVTRDIHGVPHVDADSETNLYRGLGWVHGTDRALQLLLTRMAGRGRLAERLPGDALLAADKAFRRLGFHLGAVEQAASLPPDVQVLLAAYCEGVNRALQGKAPWELRLFGVRHPEPWTPADSIVLARLVGFVGLAQSQGEMERLLVQMVRAGVPKELLAELFPRGLAGLDEELVAQLDLGEPLVPPEVRWTPYVPRPIASNNWVVGPGRTRSGRAVLSGDPHLELRLPAIWNTVVGTWPEHWVIAATMPGLPAFLVGRTDALAWTPTYAFMDATDSWIEECRDGLVRRDVDGETTWVPVRTRVEEIAVRRGKPVRLAVHETDRGLLDGDPTVDGLRLATRWSAADGGAASMAAMVEVLRAQDVDAGMAAVGKLEMAFNWVLADRTGSIGYQMSGLMPLRDQPDSGLAPRPAWDPDTAWRGYAPVEDLPRTKDPEAGFIVTANDDLNHLGRRPDQPADERLASRADHRGPAGQRLLDGRGHPTPSTRPRRGPPPPVPRGAGAIAG, translated from the coding sequence GTGAACAAGCAACTGCTGAGTATGCCTGGGCTGACCGTGACCCGGGACATCCACGGTGTCCCTCATGTCGACGCGGACTCGGAGACCAACCTCTACCGGGGTCTGGGGTGGGTGCACGGCACCGACCGCGCCCTGCAGTTGTTGCTCACCCGGATGGCGGGGCGGGGGCGGCTCGCCGAGCGGCTGCCGGGCGATGCGCTGCTCGCTGCCGACAAGGCCTTCCGCCGGCTGGGCTTCCACCTCGGCGCGGTGGAGCAGGCAGCGTCGTTGCCACCCGACGTCCAGGTGCTGCTGGCCGCCTACTGCGAGGGGGTGAACCGGGCCCTACAAGGAAAGGCACCGTGGGAGTTGCGGCTGTTCGGCGTCAGGCATCCGGAGCCGTGGACCCCTGCCGACAGCATCGTGCTCGCCCGCCTGGTGGGCTTCGTCGGCCTGGCCCAGAGCCAGGGGGAGATGGAGCGGCTGCTGGTGCAGATGGTCCGGGCCGGAGTACCGAAGGAACTGCTGGCGGAGTTGTTCCCGCGCGGCCTCGCCGGCCTCGACGAGGAACTTGTCGCACAACTCGATCTCGGCGAGCCGCTGGTTCCTCCGGAGGTGCGCTGGACACCGTACGTGCCGCGCCCGATCGCCTCGAACAACTGGGTCGTGGGCCCGGGCCGGACCCGCAGCGGACGTGCCGTGCTGTCCGGGGACCCGCACCTCGAACTCCGGCTCCCCGCGATCTGGAACACCGTCGTCGGTACCTGGCCGGAGCACTGGGTGATCGCCGCGACGATGCCTGGCCTGCCGGCCTTCCTGGTGGGCCGGACCGACGCCCTGGCCTGGACGCCGACCTACGCGTTCATGGACGCCACCGACTCCTGGATCGAGGAATGCCGCGACGGCCTTGTGCGCCGGGACGTCGACGGCGAGACGACGTGGGTGCCGGTCCGGACCAGGGTGGAGGAGATCGCCGTACGGCGTGGCAAGCCGGTGCGGCTGGCCGTCCACGAGACCGACCGGGGGCTTCTCGACGGCGACCCGACGGTGGACGGTCTGCGGCTGGCCACCCGCTGGTCCGCTGCCGACGGCGGGGCCGCGTCGATGGCCGCGATGGTGGAGGTACTTCGGGCCCAGGATGTGGACGCGGGTATGGCAGCCGTGGGGAAGCTGGAGATGGCGTTCAACTGGGTGCTGGCCGACCGCACCGGCTCGATCGGGTACCAGATGTCAGGCCTGATGCCCTTGCGCGACCAGCCCGACTCTGGCCTGGCCCCGCGGCCGGCCTGGGATCCGGACACCGCCTGGCGCGGCTACGCCCCGGTCGAAGACCTGCCCCGCACGAAGGACCCGGAGGCCGGGTTCATCGTGACCGCGAACGACGATCTCAACCACTTGGGCCGGCGGCCCGATCAACCTGCCGATGAGCGACTCGCGAGCCGTGCGGATCACCGAGGCCCTGCAGGCCAACGACTCCTGGACGGTCGAGGACACCCGACGCCTTCAACTCGACCTCGTCGCGGCCCACCCCCGCCCGTACCTCGAGGTGCTGGTGCCATTGCTGGGTGA
- a CDS encoding penicillin acylase family protein, which yields MARKTLPGPVQPWGELRPTTARHLLFGGTPLARLGFDRGPFPLAGGRGTVQQGQLFRSAGAETSFMPTLRFVTDFAEESVHTVLAGGPSDRVRSRWYTSDFDDWRAGRLKTLRP from the coding sequence GTGGCCAGGAAGACGCTTCCCGGTCCGGTGCAGCCGTGGGGCGAGCTCCGGCCGACGACTGCGCGTCACCTGCTGTTCGGCGGCACCCCGCTGGCCCGTCTCGGGTTCGACCGGGGTCCGTTCCCGCTGGCCGGTGGCCGCGGCACGGTCCAGCAGGGCCAACTCTTCCGGTCGGCGGGTGCGGAGACCTCGTTCATGCCGACCCTGAGATTCGTCACGGACTTCGCCGAGGAGTCAGTGCACACCGTCCTGGCCGGGGGGCCGTCGGACCGGGTGCGGTCGCGGTGGTACACCAGCGACTTCGACGACTGGCGAGCCGGACGCCTGAAGACGCTGCGGCCCTGA
- a CDS encoding DUF1298 domain-containing protein produces MATTGARVPLSAGDLDALTIDVGPAPGNLAVVLELPDATPDQAEPIAGVLADRIRGVPALERAIHRDGRHLYWIEQTQQPDQRIRILDVRGSDALVHAAQLLTTRLDVATPPWTINLLVDDHGISVVFVAHHVLTDGLHGLAILASLADAPGDPGPPAADIAATRRPPDHGSPATRPRRGVPRLAPRTSLNRPTGPNRVITTHDIALQRLRGAAHRADATINDLLLVAISQAVAGELHRRGEHPPGLRVWVPVAAGSAATDEGGNTVGVMLVPVDLRAAVPERLAQVSAYTKRRKPGARQPTNLRAAHFISQASGPLGLAWYMNQHQRIGNTSLSTMRGSAARLHLAGHPIQRIVPAASRAANVGVSFIALSYAGTLTISIVHDPAQLPDPTLLLADLAAALEELAPRW; encoded by the coding sequence GTGGCGACGACAGGCGCACGGGTCCCGCTGAGTGCTGGGGACCTGGACGCCCTGACCATCGATGTGGGCCCCGCTCCGGGCAACCTCGCAGTGGTGCTGGAACTCCCTGACGCCACCCCCGACCAGGCAGAGCCGATCGCCGGCGTCCTCGCCGATCGAATCCGGGGCGTGCCCGCGCTGGAGCGTGCTATCCACCGGGACGGTCGTCACCTCTATTGGATCGAACAGACCCAGCAGCCCGACCAGCGGATCCGGATCCTCGACGTGCGAGGCAGCGACGCCCTGGTACATGCCGCGCAACTGCTGACGACCCGGTTGGACGTCGCCACGCCTCCTTGGACGATCAACCTGCTGGTCGACGATCACGGCATTTCAGTGGTCTTCGTCGCCCACCACGTCCTCACGGACGGGCTGCATGGGCTGGCGATCCTGGCTTCCCTCGCCGATGCCCCCGGCGATCCCGGCCCCCCGGCTGCTGACATCGCGGCCACCCGACGGCCACCCGATCACGGGAGCCCGGCTACGCGGCCCCGGCGAGGTGTTCCACGCCTCGCACCGCGCACCTCGCTCAACCGGCCGACCGGCCCCAACCGTGTCATCACCACCCACGACATCGCACTCCAACGCCTCCGCGGCGCGGCACACCGCGCAGACGCGACCATCAACGACCTCCTCCTGGTTGCCATCAGTCAGGCAGTGGCCGGCGAACTTCACCGACGGGGCGAGCACCCGCCCGGGTTGCGGGTCTGGGTGCCGGTCGCCGCCGGTTCGGCTGCCACCGATGAGGGCGGCAACACGGTGGGCGTCATGCTCGTGCCGGTCGACCTCCGGGCGGCGGTGCCGGAACGGCTCGCCCAGGTGTCCGCCTACACCAAGCGGCGAAAGCCCGGCGCGCGCCAGCCCACGAACCTCCGGGCCGCGCACTTCATCAGTCAGGCCAGCGGTCCGCTCGGACTGGCGTGGTACATGAACCAGCACCAGCGAATCGGCAACACCTCGCTGTCCACGATGCGCGGGTCCGCTGCCCGACTCCACCTGGCCGGCCATCCGATCCAACGCATCGTCCCGGCCGCGTCCCGTGCCGCCAATGTCGGGGTCTCGTTCATCGCGCTGTCCTACGCCGGCACTCTGACGATCAGCATCGTCCACGACCCCGCCCAGCTTCCGGACCCGACCCTGTTGCTTGCCGACCTCGCCGCCGCGCTGGAGGAACTCGCGCCCCGATGGTGA
- a CDS encoding NAD/NADP octopine/nopaline dehydrogenase family protein, which translates to MKVAVLGSGNGGMAIAFEWARAGHEVALFDFEQFDTNIGEVAAAGGITSDGEMEGFAPVRYSGHDVGEAMRGAELVFAVGPAYSTAPFAEACKPYVEPGQVFVVCPGSCAGAIVFKQALGLALDDEAVVIAETSTLPYAVRVTGPAHLTVYNRLKGGYYVAALPSSATTAVYELLHSVHAEIEPADSIWQTTLQNSNPIIHPAVSLCNVARIDQGGDFLFYEEGVTDGVGRVIRAVDVERVAIAEALGVTVKRDPVLGIEQGYQVIDDYGVGYSQAPGFQGIKAQGQLDHRYFNEDAGYGLAFMTDLARQVGVATPAMDALLTVSSIVTGRDYAAERARTMSGLGLAGLSAAQLREAV; encoded by the coding sequence ATGAAGGTTGCAGTCCTGGGTTCTGGAAACGGCGGCATGGCCATCGCCTTCGAATGGGCGCGCGCCGGACACGAGGTGGCCCTGTTCGACTTCGAGCAGTTCGACACCAACATCGGCGAGGTGGCCGCGGCGGGGGGCATCACCTCCGACGGCGAGATGGAGGGTTTCGCGCCCGTCAGGTACTCCGGACACGACGTCGGCGAGGCGATGCGGGGAGCCGAGTTGGTCTTCGCCGTCGGTCCCGCCTACAGCACGGCTCCGTTCGCCGAAGCCTGCAAGCCATATGTCGAACCGGGCCAGGTGTTCGTCGTGTGCCCGGGCTCCTGCGCAGGGGCGATCGTGTTCAAGCAGGCCCTCGGCCTTGCTCTGGACGACGAGGCAGTGGTGATCGCCGAGACGTCGACGCTCCCGTACGCCGTGCGCGTCACCGGACCGGCTCACCTGACCGTCTACAACCGGCTCAAGGGCGGGTACTACGTCGCAGCGCTTCCCAGCAGCGCGACCACCGCGGTCTACGAGTTACTGCATTCGGTTCACGCAGAGATTGAACCCGCGGACAGCATCTGGCAGACGACGCTGCAGAACAGCAACCCGATCATCCATCCGGCGGTCTCGCTGTGCAACGTGGCCCGGATCGACCAGGGCGGTGATTTTCTGTTCTACGAGGAGGGCGTCACCGACGGCGTGGGCCGGGTGATCCGAGCCGTCGACGTGGAGCGGGTCGCCATCGCCGAGGCGCTGGGTGTGACGGTCAAACGCGACCCGGTTCTCGGCATCGAACAGGGCTACCAGGTGATCGACGACTACGGCGTGGGCTACTCGCAGGCCCCTGGCTTCCAGGGGATCAAGGCGCAAGGCCAGCTCGACCACCGGTACTTCAACGAGGACGCAGGGTACGGGTTGGCGTTCATGACCGACCTCGCCCGGCAGGTGGGAGTCGCGACTCCGGCGATGGACGCGTTGCTGACGGTGAGCAGTATCGTGACCGGTCGCGACTACGCGGCGGAACGGGCCCGGACGATGTCCGGCCTGGGCCTGGCGGGGTTGAGCGCTGCGCAACTGCGCGAAGCGGTCTGA
- a CDS encoding nucleotide pyrophosphohydrolase, which produces MTLDELIATLRAFAAERDWDQFHTPKNLAMAVAGEAGELVAELQWLTPEESVALQGEDLAAVSDEMADVLIYLCRLADVLGVDLLAAAEEKVVRNRERYSLERARGNAEKW; this is translated from the coding sequence ATGACGCTTGACGAGTTGATTGCGACCCTGCGCGCGTTCGCGGCTGAACGCGATTGGGACCAGTTCCACACTCCGAAGAACTTGGCTATGGCCGTCGCGGGCGAGGCAGGGGAACTCGTCGCCGAATTGCAGTGGCTGACACCGGAGGAGTCGGTGGCCCTGCAGGGGGAGGACCTGGCGGCGGTTTCCGATGAGATGGCGGACGTGCTGATCTACCTGTGTCGGCTGGCTGACGTCCTCGGTGTGGACCTGCTCGCCGCTGCGGAGGAGAAGGTCGTCCGCAACCGCGAGCGATACAGCCTCGAGCGGGCGCGTGGCAATGCCGAGAAGTGGTGA
- a CDS encoding beta-lactamase family protein produces the protein MRKMTIGSLTALALLLPGLGNATAAPVDRPADKDTVTVRTKGLSNRQVDALAAALTTSQGGLPAGALAGLWVPGKGMWVGAVGEADIARSQPLRPGLQMPVGSITKTLTGTLVLQEVQRGRIALDDLVAKWFPTFPKGDEITVAMLLNMSSGIADYVNGNLPALSKQLRKNPKRTWKPATQIWGAARMPRTFDVPGSQFSYSNTNTVMLGRILTKVTGRSLPVLMKRRVLDEVGMTRSLLDFKVDPQRPYAQSYSLLFGEMHGKRRLLRTTDWSLSLVGAAGALRSTLRDMRHWGTALGTGKGVLPRKTQRERFAHCIDVVSRDGITAAYCLGTMTYREDATGDIVAIWHNGRVLGATGYLGYFPHQGRSRRAE, from the coding sequence ATGCGCAAAATGACCATCGGATCTCTGACGGCACTGGCTCTCCTTCTCCCCGGCCTCGGCAACGCGACTGCTGCGCCGGTCGACCGGCCTGCCGACAAGGACACTGTCACCGTCCGCACGAAGGGGCTCAGCAACCGCCAGGTCGATGCGCTCGCGGCCGCACTCACCACCAGCCAGGGCGGGCTGCCGGCTGGCGCGCTCGCCGGCCTCTGGGTGCCGGGCAAAGGGATGTGGGTCGGGGCGGTCGGCGAGGCCGACATCGCCCGGAGCCAGCCGCTGCGCCCAGGACTTCAGATGCCCGTCGGTTCGATCACCAAGACCCTGACCGGCACCCTCGTGCTCCAAGAGGTCCAGCGCGGACGGATCGCCCTCGACGACCTTGTCGCCAAGTGGTTCCCGACGTTCCCGAAGGGCGACGAGATCACCGTGGCGATGCTGCTGAACATGTCCAGCGGGATCGCCGACTACGTCAACGGAAACCTCCCCGCACTCAGCAAGCAACTGCGCAAGAACCCCAAGCGCACCTGGAAGCCCGCCACCCAGATCTGGGGCGCCGCGCGGATGCCACGCACCTTCGACGTGCCCGGCTCGCAGTTCTCCTACTCGAACACCAACACCGTCATGCTAGGCAGGATCCTCACTAAGGTCACCGGCCGGTCGCTACCCGTGCTGATGAAGCGCCGCGTTCTGGACGAAGTCGGAATGACCCGCAGCTTGCTCGATTTCAAGGTCGATCCCCAGCGGCCCTACGCTCAGAGTTACTCGCTGCTCTTCGGCGAGATGCACGGTAAACGGAGACTGCTGCGCACCACCGATTGGTCGCTGTCCCTCGTGGGAGCCGCGGGTGCCCTGCGGTCCACCTTGCGGGACATGCGGCACTGGGGCACCGCCCTGGGAACCGGCAAGGGCGTACTACCCCGCAAGACGCAGCGCGAGCGGTTCGCGCACTGCATCGATGTCGTCAGCCGAGACGGCATCACCGCGGCCTACTGCCTGGGGACCATGACGTATCGCGAGGACGCCACCGGTGACATCGTGGCGATCTGGCACAACGGGCGGGTGCTGGGCGCGACCGGGTACCTGGGGTACTTCCCGCACCAGGGCCGTTCTCGTCGTGCAGAGTAA
- a CDS encoding type II toxin-antitoxin system PemK/MazF family toxin produces the protein MLRGEIRLVDLDPVQGSEANKRRPAVVVSNDRANASASQRGRGVVTVVPLSSNISRVLPFQVLLASEETALPVDSKAASENKSARCGVGRLGGVIGRVPPRLMAAIDDALRLHLQL, from the coding sequence ATGCTCCGAGGTGAGATCCGGCTCGTCGACCTGGATCCGGTGCAGGGCAGCGAAGCCAACAAGCGTCGCCCTGCGGTGGTGGTGAGCAACGATCGAGCCAATGCCAGCGCTTCCCAAAGAGGACGCGGTGTTGTGACAGTGGTTCCGCTCAGCAGCAACATCTCCCGAGTGCTGCCGTTCCAAGTGCTCCTTGCATCGGAGGAGACGGCTCTTCCTGTGGATTCGAAGGCCGCAAGCGAGAACAAATCCGCTCGGTGTGGGGTGGGTCGTCTCGGTGGCGTGATCGGGCGGGTTCCGCCTCGGCTGATGGCTGCCATCGACGATGCCCTGCGATTGCATCTCCAGTTGTAA
- a CDS encoding AbrB/MazE/SpoVT family DNA-binding domain-containing protein, with the protein MSGTHVATMGDRGRLVVPVELRERAGLHDGRPVVFVETPHGLLLLTREQLRDLVRAGLEGKDLVTQLLADRRTAAAAEDVA; encoded by the coding sequence ATGAGTGGGACACACGTAGCGACGATGGGAGACCGGGGGCGCTTGGTGGTTCCCGTCGAACTCCGCGAACGGGCTGGCCTGCACGATGGCCGACCGGTGGTGTTCGTCGAAACCCCCCACGGCCTGCTGCTGCTGACCCGCGAGCAGTTGCGTGATCTGGTCCGGGCCGGGCTGGAAGGCAAGGATCTGGTGACCCAGTTGCTCGCCGACAGAAGGACCGCAGCGGCCGCCGAGGATGTTGCGTGA
- a CDS encoding PIN domain-containing protein: protein MTVLDASALLAFLGGEQGADEVESALEAGARCGTANWSEVAQKVMSAAGDWDLARALLVSYRLALEPVEVEDAEWAARRWRKGEGLSLGDRLCLALAHRVGEEALTADRAWGEAEGIRQIR from the coding sequence GTGACCGTGCTGGACGCCTCAGCCCTGCTGGCATTCCTCGGCGGCGAGCAGGGTGCCGACGAGGTCGAGTCAGCCCTCGAAGCGGGCGCACGTTGCGGCACCGCGAACTGGAGCGAGGTTGCCCAGAAGGTCATGTCCGCGGCTGGCGACTGGGACCTTGCCCGCGCGCTGCTTGTGTCGTACCGCCTGGCACTCGAACCGGTCGAGGTCGAGGACGCGGAGTGGGCGGCGCGCAGGTGGCGCAAGGGCGAGGGCCTGTCACTCGGCGACCGGCTGTGCCTGGCCCTCGCCCACCGGGTCGGCGAGGAGGCTCTCACGGCCGACCGGGCCTGGGGTGAGGCCGAGGGGATCCGTCAGATCCGGTGA
- a CDS encoding alpha/beta hydrolase, translated as MPPILKPSDPPARFVDGELAYTDEGSGDVTIVAVPGLPGSGRDFRWLAPALTDRYRVIRVDPPGYGATPRSRWAGMTTPERADAVTRVIDELDVWPVALVGHSAGGGVVAHIARHQPERVSACVMISATGPTANFAEPVLHLLAAPLRLSGVRSLLAPVIRRLYTMQGFPRYLTDDERAFALLDAAAFNFSEHRANLAGMRAPTMVAWAQDDPAISAATFQALADCVPPGPRLQFPDGGHNVQKTHAAEIAETIAGFVG; from the coding sequence ATGCCACCGATCCTCAAGCCCAGTGATCCGCCAGCGCGATTCGTCGACGGGGAACTGGCCTATACCGATGAGGGCAGCGGCGACGTGACAATCGTTGCCGTTCCGGGTCTGCCGGGCAGCGGGCGGGACTTCCGGTGGCTCGCTCCCGCGCTCACCGACCGGTACCGCGTGATCCGCGTCGATCCCCCGGGGTACGGAGCCACCCCTCGATCGAGGTGGGCGGGGATGACAACCCCCGAGCGCGCTGATGCGGTGACCCGCGTGATCGACGAACTCGACGTCTGGCCGGTCGCGCTCGTGGGCCACTCCGCCGGTGGCGGAGTAGTGGCGCACATCGCCCGCCATCAGCCGGAACGGGTATCGGCATGCGTCATGATCTCCGCGACCGGGCCGACCGCCAACTTCGCCGAACCGGTCCTGCATCTGCTCGCTGCGCCCCTGCGGCTGTCGGGGGTCCGCTCCCTCTTGGCGCCAGTGATCCGTCGTCTGTACACGATGCAGGGCTTCCCTCGGTACCTGACCGACGACGAGCGCGCTTTCGCGCTGCTGGACGCTGCGGCGTTCAACTTCTCCGAGCACCGCGCCAACCTTGCCGGAATGCGCGCCCCGACCATGGTGGCCTGGGCGCAGGACGACCCTGCCATCTCGGCAGCAACCTTCCAGGCCCTCGCCGATTGTGTGCCTCCAGGCCCCCGCCTGCAGTTCCCGGACGGGGGCCACAACGTGCAGAAGACGCACGCCGCCGAGATCGCGGAGACCATCGCTGGGTTCGTCGGCTGA
- a CDS encoding VOC family protein: MALLRMDNVAVVVADLDAAIGFFAELGMELEGRSWIEGVWADRTVGLNGVRSEIALLRTPDGHGRLELTQYHAPAAVEPHPLNAASNTLGLHRIMFAVDDIDDTIARLNAHGGEVVDEVAQYEDMYRLCYMRGPSGILLALAEQIG, encoded by the coding sequence ATGGCACTTCTGCGAATGGACAACGTCGCCGTGGTCGTGGCGGACCTCGACGCGGCGATCGGCTTCTTCGCCGAACTGGGCATGGAATTGGAGGGTCGGAGCTGGATCGAGGGCGTATGGGCGGACCGCACGGTGGGCTTGAACGGGGTACGCAGCGAGATCGCCTTGCTACGCACGCCGGATGGCCACGGCCGGCTGGAGTTGACGCAGTACCACGCCCCGGCGGCGGTTGAACCACATCCGCTCAACGCCGCGTCGAACACCCTCGGCCTGCACCGCATCATGTTCGCGGTGGACGACATCGATGACACGATCGCGCGCCTCAACGCCCACGGCGGCGAGGTGGTCGACGAGGTGGCCCAATACGAGGACATGTACCGCCTCTGCTACATGCGCGGGCCCTCCGGAATCCTGCTGGCCCTGGCCGAGCAGATCGGCTGA
- a CDS encoding DUF2200 domain-containing protein — protein sequence MSRIFTTSFSSVYPLYVAKAERKGRTQAEVDEVIEWLTGFDGAQLNRHLEAGTTFEDFFADARLNPDASLITGSVCGVRVENVDDPLMQKIRYLDKLVDELAKGRPMAKILRG from the coding sequence ATGAGTCGCATCTTCACGACCAGTTTCTCCTCGGTCTACCCGCTGTACGTGGCGAAGGCCGAGCGCAAGGGCCGGACCCAGGCCGAAGTGGACGAGGTCATCGAGTGGCTGACCGGGTTCGACGGCGCGCAGCTGAACCGCCACCTGGAGGCGGGTACGACGTTCGAGGACTTCTTCGCCGATGCCCGCCTCAACCCCGACGCGTCGTTGATCACCGGGTCCGTCTGCGGGGTGCGGGTCGAGAACGTCGACGATCCGTTGATGCAGAAGATCCGCTACCTCGACAAGTTGGTCGACGAACTGGCGAAGGGCCGGCCCATGGCGAAGATCCTGCGCGGGTGA
- the arr gene encoding NAD(+)--rifampin ADP-ribosyltransferase, which yields MQNPDPGPFFHGTKADLEPGHLLTPGFDSNFGEGRTANFVYMTATLDAAIWGAELSNGDQPGRIYQVEPTGPFEDDPNLTDKKFPGNPTRSYRTRHPLRIVGEVSDWEPHPPEVLQHMLDRLAELKAQGVEAINE from the coding sequence ATGCAGAACCCCGATCCCGGCCCCTTCTTCCACGGCACGAAGGCCGACCTCGAACCCGGGCACCTGCTCACGCCCGGTTTCGACTCCAACTTCGGCGAGGGACGCACAGCGAACTTCGTCTACATGACCGCCACCCTCGACGCGGCGATCTGGGGAGCCGAACTCTCCAACGGCGACCAGCCCGGCCGGATCTACCAGGTCGAGCCGACCGGGCCGTTCGAGGACGACCCCAACCTGACCGACAAGAAGTTCCCGGGCAACCCCACTCGGTCCTACCGCACGCGGCACCCCCTGCGCATCGTCGGCGAGGTCAGCGACTGGGAACCCCACCCGCCAGAGGTCCTTCAGCACATGCTCGACCGCCTCGCCGAGCTCAAGGCCCAAGGGGTCGAAGCCATCAACGAGTGA